In Polypterus senegalus isolate Bchr_013 chromosome 12, ASM1683550v1, whole genome shotgun sequence, the following are encoded in one genomic region:
- the ogna gene encoding osteoglycin, paralog a, giving the protein MAMLARIFFSFILVSWVFSSTIKKSIWRPSDKEELTSKVLREDSLNTGEALHKLKRQKKAVNESIDTGGAARGPGTEPELPTCLLCVCLSGSVYCEEVSPSIDRVPALPKETAYLYARFNKIKKIEVKDFSDIPTLKRIDLSGNLIEEIEDGAFSKLPLLEELSLAENRLVKIPALPAKLTSLNMNHNRIKNKGIKANVFKKLNNLSYLYLANNELESVPSFLPETLRILHFQNNNITAVSDETFCKSNTTHYIRDKLDEIRLEGNPVLLAKYPNSFTCLKNLPIGRYI; this is encoded by the exons ATGGCAATGTTGGCacgaatatttttttcatttatacttGTTTCATGGGTATTCTCGAGCACTATAAAGAAAAGCATCTGGAGACCTTCAGACAAAGAAGAATTAACTTCTAAAGTGCTTAGAGAGGATTCCTTAAACACTGGAGAAGCACTTCACAAGCTGAAAAGACAAAAG AAAGCAGTGAATGAATCAATAGATACTGGAGGTGCAGCACGTGGCCCAGGAACAGAACCAG AATTACCAACTTGCCTTCTGTGTGTATGCTTGAGTGGATCAGTGTACTGTGAAGAGGTTTCACCATCTATTGACAGAGTTCCAGCACTGCCAAAGGAGACAGCCTATTTATATGCCAGAtttaacaagataaaaaaaattgaagtaaaaGACTTCAGTGATATTC CTACATTAAAGAGAATTGATCTTAGTGGAAACTTGATAGAAGAAATAGAAGATGGTGCATTCTCAAAGCTTCCCCTACTTGAAGAATTATCCTTGGCTGAAAACAGACTGGTCAAGATCCCTGCTCTGCCAGCAAAGTTGACCTCTCTTAACATGAATCATAACAGGATTAAAAATAAGGGCATCAAAGCAAATGTTTTCAAG aAACTGAACAACCTCTCATACCTTTATTTAGCCAACAATGAACTTGAAAGTGTACCCTCTTTTCTTCCGGAAACCCTACGCATTCTACATTTTCAG AACAACAACATAACTGCAGTCTCTGATGAAACTTTCTGCAAATCTAACACCACCCATTACATTCGAGACAAACTGGATGAGATCAGGTTAGAAGGAAATCCAGTCCTATTGGCCAAGTACCCTAACAGCTTCACCTGCCTGAAAAATCTGCCGATTGGGAGATATATCTGA